The Burkholderia lata genome contains a region encoding:
- a CDS encoding pseudouridine synthase — translation MNLIALNKPFGTICQFSAHETRPSLGDWVKTPGVYAAGRLDADSEGLLLLTDDGALQARIAEPRHKLVKRYWAQVEGAPGPTDLKALARGVDLGDYVTRPCRAEFIEPPDTLWPRNPPIRYRAAIPTTWIELAITEGKNRQVRRMTAAVGFPTLRLVRVGVGALDIFALGIAPGETIALPPRAPWDGFAPAG, via the coding sequence ATGAACCTGATCGCCCTCAACAAACCGTTCGGCACGATTTGCCAGTTTTCCGCGCACGAGACGCGCCCGTCGCTCGGCGACTGGGTAAAAACGCCCGGCGTCTACGCGGCCGGCCGGCTGGACGCGGACAGCGAGGGGCTGCTGCTGCTCACCGACGACGGCGCGCTGCAGGCGCGCATCGCCGAGCCGCGCCACAAGCTCGTCAAGCGCTACTGGGCACAGGTCGAGGGCGCGCCCGGCCCCACCGACCTGAAGGCGCTCGCGCGCGGCGTCGACCTCGGCGACTACGTGACGCGTCCGTGCCGCGCCGAATTCATCGAACCGCCCGACACGCTGTGGCCGCGCAATCCGCCGATCCGCTACCGCGCCGCGATCCCGACGACGTGGATCGAGCTTGCGATCACCGAGGGCAAGAACCGGCAGGTGCGCCGGATGACGGCGGCCGTCGGCTTCCCGACGTTGCGCCTGGTGCGTGTCGGCGTCGGCGCACTGGATATATTCGCACTCGGCATTGCACCGGGAGAAACAATCGCGCTGCCGCCGCGCGCGCCGTGGGATGGTTTCGCGCCCGCCGGATGA